In Methanobrevibacter sp., one genomic interval encodes:
- a CDS encoding DUF1743 domain-containing protein yields MEILKPEELKERFDDPWIAPYKKVLTMVDGDKVELVEYHPCISGSHWLLNQYRNNSELIDSAYRDGNKHVYKCHVGKAPLDLKASFNAAGIDEIVIDGDEVKVTHSGLAGAGVGAGMCRGMGEGVKYIELIQVGGGSKAGKATVVTPKLEKVVIGVDDTDVKDAGATWTMAHNLGVELANEGFEYLDHIIVQLYPHNPHKTQNCVSIALTFAVEESKKEDLINRVIEILKRDTLSDKTAIAILEGLDIPEKLREYSIATKSGMMEVETAETVAKELNIPLIAVTGEQGKVGALAALGLYDDVEEAVKAYDK; encoded by the coding sequence ATGGAAATCTTAAAACCTGAAGAATTAAAAGAAAGATTTGATGATCCATGGATTGCTCCATACAAAAAAGTATTGACAATGGTAGATGGTGATAAAGTAGAACTCGTTGAATACCATCCATGTATTTCTGGATCCCATTGGTTATTAAATCAATACAGAAATAATTCTGAGTTAATTGATTCAGCATACCGTGACGGTAACAAACATGTTTACAAATGTCATGTTGGGAAAGCACCATTAGACCTTAAAGCAAGTTTTAACGCAGCTGGAATTGATGAAATCGTTATTGATGGCGATGAAGTTAAAGTAACCCACAGTGGACTTGCAGGTGCTGGTGTTGGAGCTGGAATGTGCAGAGGAATGGGTGAAGGTGTCAAATACATTGAACTTATCCAAGTTGGAGGCGGTTCAAAAGCTGGAAAAGCTACAGTTGTTACCCCGAAACTTGAAAAAGTAGTTATTGGTGTTGACGATACTGACGTTAAAGATGCTGGAGCTACTTGGACCATGGCACATAATTTAGGTGTTGAACTTGCAAATGAAGGTTTTGAATACTTAGATCACATTATTGTCCAATTATACCCGCACAACCCACATAAAACTCAAAATTGTGTATCAATTGCTTTAACATTCGCTGTTGAAGAATCCAAAAAAGAAGATTTGATAAATAGAGTTATTGAAATTCTTAAAAGAGATACCTTATCCGATAAAACAGCAATAGCTATTTTAGAAGGTTTAGATATTCCTGAAAAACTAAGAGAATATTCCATAGCTACAAAATCTGGAATGATGGAAGTTGAAACTGCTGAAACAGTTGCAAAAGAATTAAATATTCCATTAATTGCAGTTACTGGCGAACAAGGAAAAGTTGGTGCACTTGCTGCTTTAGGTCTTTATGACGATGTTGAAGAAGCAGTAAAAGCTTATGATAAATAA
- the purE gene encoding 5-(carboxyamino)imidazole ribonucleotide mutase has translation MTPKIMIILGSGSDITIAEKSMNILEKLEIPYSLKIASAHRTPDLVREIVIQGTDAGIEVFIGIAGLAAHLPGAIAAYTPRPVIGVPVDVKTGGIDALESIVQMPYPSPIATVGIDRGDNAAILAAQFIGLHDEEVRQKVINLRKDYALKVKNSNEEIVQNIEDKKFLQNDFLRVKDLVINEVEYDENKCCCKNRDAEVVIIVGRQTDVVTAKKVAVILDRLKITHDTKVVCPIRSTKKFTNYVKSMSNAKIFIGISSNSSQVTGGIVGLTDRPVIGVPCTNENGYDYMLTTVSMPPGVPVATVGINNGKNAAVLAGEILSINDPSITELLGKIKNKKINL, from the coding sequence ATGACACCAAAGATAATGATTATTCTTGGAAGCGGATCAGATATCACTATTGCTGAAAAAAGTATGAACATTCTAGAAAAACTAGAAATTCCATACAGTTTAAAAATAGCATCAGCACATAGAACACCTGATTTAGTTCGTGAAATTGTCATTCAAGGTACTGATGCTGGAATTGAAGTATTTATTGGTATTGCAGGACTTGCTGCACATCTACCTGGAGCAATTGCAGCATATACACCAAGACCAGTTATTGGTGTGCCAGTAGACGTTAAAACAGGAGGTATTGATGCATTAGAATCAATAGTTCAAATGCCTTATCCATCTCCAATTGCTACTGTAGGAATCGATAGAGGAGATAATGCTGCAATACTTGCTGCACAGTTTATTGGACTTCACGATGAAGAAGTACGTCAAAAAGTAATTAATTTAAGAAAAGATTATGCTTTAAAAGTTAAAAACAGCAATGAGGAAATTGTACAAAATATTGAAGATAAAAAATTCCTCCAAAACGACTTTTTAAGGGTAAAAGATCTTGTCATCAATGAAGTTGAATATGATGAAAACAAATGTTGCTGCAAAAATAGAGATGCTGAAGTTGTAATTATTGTTGGAAGACAGACTGATGTTGTAACAGCTAAAAAAGTAGCAGTAATCTTAGATAGACTTAAAATTACACATGACACTAAAGTTGTCTGCCCTATCAGATCCACTAAAAAATTCACAAATTATGTTAAATCCATGTCAAATGCAAAAATTTTCATTGGAATCAGTTCTAATTCTTCCCAAGTAACTGGAGGAATCGTGGGATTAACCGACAGACCTGTAATCGGTGTTCCTTGTACTAATGAAAATGGATATGATTATATGCTCACAACCGTAAGTATGCCCCCTGGAGTTCCTGTTGCAACAGTGGGAATAAACAACGGTAAAAATGCAGCAGTCCTTGCAGGAGAAATCTTATCAATTAATGATCCTTCTATTACAGAACTTCTTGGAAAAATAAAAAATAAAAAAATCAATTTATAG
- a CDS encoding glycosyltransferase, with the protein MYWFFVILSFLLASIKTQKPKYQKVSVIIPAYNEEETVANVVGVVKKVSFVDEIIVVNDGSSDNTEAEALKAGAIVINHEVNKGKGEALQTGYKESECDIIAFIDADIHNLTSNKVEAMIKPILDGKTDITKTKFSRASGRVTELTAKPLLNFFFPEISFEQPLSGQFAARKDVLRKINFESDYGVDVGIVIDADVQGISIMEVDIGAIEHDMSPLSDLNLMANEVVRTIIGRANKYGRVTMIDDIGYYIRMSIVGLSLVILGLFTIFFVRFVPLAIGVIISILGLLIAIFYIFKVIIQSIVMFKKTPGRSLIKSFVKIHFPMIISIIILLLMISTFIGAAHFDHGVLSIEPNSRNLIIYADNSPRYDAISVRGPYTVDAAIENESDQIRMPSDAMMTLGATVNDTIKIGEDVYKINETRFGEPDVLRLPHDAKKVLYVSDGDVIQDSRLKDVFEGSVITHTHELENNATTKEKYTVGSVDRNSSVFEILLDNESIGSSFGTFKYGETYSISVDGEYITSFDYKNNLTKTFKSNDHTVKIVFMDTNSTSIKQFNNANQGNFLDFSF; encoded by the coding sequence ATGTATTGGTTTTTTGTAATTCTTTCTTTTTTGCTTGCGAGTATAAAAACTCAAAAACCTAAGTATCAAAAAGTTTCAGTTATCATTCCCGCATATAATGAAGAAGAAACTGTTGCTAATGTTGTAGGGGTAGTCAAGAAAGTATCTTTTGTTGATGAGATTATCGTTGTTAATGATGGGTCATCTGATAATACCGAAGCAGAAGCTCTAAAAGCCGGAGCTATTGTAATCAACCATGAAGTCAACAAGGGAAAAGGTGAAGCTTTACAAACCGGATACAAGGAATCTGAATGTGATATTATTGCATTTATTGATGCAGATATTCATAATTTGACTTCCAATAAAGTTGAAGCTATGATTAAACCTATTTTAGATGGAAAAACTGATATTACTAAAACTAAATTCTCTCGTGCAAGTGGCCGTGTCACTGAACTCACTGCTAAACCGTTACTTAACTTTTTCTTCCCGGAAATTTCATTTGAGCAGCCATTAAGCGGTCAGTTTGCAGCACGTAAGGATGTATTAAGGAAAATTAATTTTGAAAGTGATTATGGTGTGGATGTTGGTATTGTTATTGATGCTGATGTTCAGGGAATTTCAATCATGGAGGTTGACATTGGTGCTATTGAGCATGACATGTCTCCGCTTTCTGATTTGAATTTAATGGCTAATGAGGTTGTAAGAACTATTATCGGTCGTGCTAATAAGTACGGAAGAGTAACAATGATTGATGATATCGGGTATTATATCAGAATGTCCATTGTTGGTTTATCTTTAGTTATTCTCGGTTTATTTACAATATTCTTCGTAAGATTTGTACCATTAGCTATCGGGGTTATAATCTCTATCCTTGGTCTTTTAATTGCAATATTCTATATTTTCAAAGTTATTATTCAATCAATTGTAATGTTTAAAAAGACACCTGGCCGTAGTTTAATAAAATCTTTTGTTAAAATTCATTTTCCAATGATTATCTCTATTATTATTTTGCTTTTAATGATTTCAACATTTATTGGTGCGGCTCACTTTGACCATGGTGTTTTATCAATTGAACCTAATTCAAGAAATTTAATTATTTATGCGGATAATTCACCAAGATATGATGCCATTTCTGTTAGGGGACCATATACAGTTGATGCAGCTATTGAAAATGAATCAGATCAAATACGTATGCCTTCGGATGCTATGATGACATTGGGTGCAACTGTTAATGATACTATTAAAATTGGTGAGGATGTTTATAAAATCAATGAAACTAGATTTGGCGAGCCTGATGTTTTAAGATTACCTCATGATGCTAAAAAGGTATTATATGTTTCAGATGGAGATGTAATTCAGGATAGTCGCCTAAAAGATGTCTTTGAAGGTTCCGTTATTACTCATACTCATGAATTGGAAAATAATGCAACTACTAAAGAAAAGTACACTGTCGGATCTGTAGACAGAAATTCTTCTGTATTTGAAATACTACTTGACAATGAGTCTATTGGAAGTTCATTTGGTACTTTTAAGTATGGTGAAACCTACAGCATTTCCGTTGATGGGGAGTACATAACTTCATTTGATTATAAGAATAATTTGACTAAAACATTTAAAAGCAATGATCATACTGTAAAAATAGTATTTATGGATACAAATTCCACTTCAATCAAACAGTTCAATAATGCAAATCAAGGCAATTTCCTTGATTTTAGTTTTTAA
- a CDS encoding isocitrate/isopropylmalate family dehydrogenase gives MKAAIYVLDALDIDFDYVYGEAGDECLEKNGTALPTKTLDIIRESDACLFGAAGETAADVIVKIRQEMKMFANLRPVKAYPNTNSLSDDIDFMIVRENTEGLYIAGEESYTDKGAVARRIITREAEEHIIDYAFKYAKENNKNKVTGVHKANVLKKSDGLFKEVFYEVAKRYPEIATEDYYVDATAMYLITKPESFDVIVTTNLFGDILSDEGAGLVGGLGLIPSANIGEDAALFEPVHGSAPDIAGQGKANPIAMMLSAIMMLRYLGENEAADKFDNAILKVLNDADILTGDLGGSATTMELAEEVKNNL, from the coding sequence ATGAAAGCAGCAATATATGTTTTAGATGCTTTAGACATCGATTTTGATTATGTTTACGGTGAAGCAGGTGATGAATGCCTTGAAAAAAACGGTACTGCATTACCTACAAAAACCTTGGATATCATTAGAGAATCTGATGCTTGTTTATTTGGTGCAGCAGGTGAGACTGCAGCTGACGTAATTGTAAAAATACGTCAAGAAATGAAAATGTTTGCTAACTTAAGACCTGTAAAAGCATATCCTAATACAAACTCATTATCTGATGATATAGACTTTATGATAGTGCGTGAAAATACAGAAGGACTATATATTGCAGGTGAAGAGAGCTATACTGACAAAGGTGCAGTAGCTAGACGTATTATTACCCGTGAAGCAGAAGAACACATTATTGACTATGCATTTAAATATGCAAAAGAAAATAACAAAAATAAAGTAACTGGTGTTCACAAAGCTAATGTATTGAAAAAAAGTGATGGATTATTCAAAGAAGTATTCTATGAAGTTGCTAAAAGATATCCTGAAATTGCAACCGAGGATTATTATGTAGATGCAACAGCAATGTATCTTATTACAAAACCTGAAAGCTTTGATGTTATTGTGACAACCAATCTTTTCGGAGATATACTTTCTGATGAAGGCGCTGGTCTTGTTGGAGGACTTGGTTTAATTCCATCCGCAAATATTGGTGAAGATGCAGCATTATTTGAACCTGTTCATGGTTCAGCACCGGATATTGCTGGTCAAGGCAAGGCTAATCCTATTGCAATGATGCTTTCAGCTATCATGATGCTCAGATATCTTGGTGAAAATGAAGCAGCAGATAAATTTGATAATGCAATATTAAAAGTACTTAATGACGCTGATATTTTAACTGGTGATTTAGGTGGTTCTGCTACCACTATGGAACTAGCTGAGGAAGTTAAAAATAATTTATAA
- a CDS encoding 3-isopropylmalate dehydratase small subunit — MKGTAWKFGNDIDTDIIVPGRYLIYTDEERLSQHCMEGLDPDFNKKCKKGDFIVAGTNFGCGSSREHAPIALKGAGVSAVIAESFARIFYRNATNVGIPLLEAPGISKLIEDGEEIEVDMENATIKSQNGEEITFKKLPPFMLEILEQGGLIEYLKNKR; from the coding sequence ATGAAAGGAACAGCATGGAAATTCGGAAATGACATTGATACAGACATCATTGTCCCAGGAAGATACTTGATTTATACTGATGAAGAAAGATTATCCCAACATTGTATGGAAGGTTTGGATCCTGACTTCAATAAAAAATGTAAAAAAGGAGATTTTATTGTTGCAGGAACTAACTTTGGATGCGGATCTTCAAGAGAACATGCTCCAATAGCACTTAAAGGTGCCGGAGTCTCTGCTGTAATTGCCGAATCTTTTGCAAGAATCTTTTATAGAAATGCTACAAATGTTGGAATTCCACTTTTAGAAGCTCCAGGAATCAGTAAACTTATAGAAGATGGAGAAGAGATTGAAGTGGATATGGAAAATGCAACCATAAAATCTCAAAATGGAGAAGAAATAACCTTTAAAAAATTACCTCCATTCATGTTAGAAATATTAGAACAAGGTGGTTTAATTGAATACCTCAAAAACAAAAGATAA
- a CDS encoding RNA-binding transcriptional accessory protein, producing the protein MIAKTLEKELNLSNWQVKKVINLIDEGNTIPFIARYRKDVTGSLNDTTLRKFDERLKYLRNLEDKKEKIIKRINELGKLDDSLKTKIQNASTLVELEDLYRPYKSKKQTRATKAREKGLEPLALVILKQETNENIKNLAENYITEEVKTAEDAIQGAQDIIAEEISDNSEFRKKIRQNTFYTGQIETKAKNKEESTEYDLYYNYSENIKKIPPHRILAINRAEKEGVIKGKITCDSDEIIEYLNRHILKNVSNNPHKIEYNPNTTPIIKESVVDAYKRLISPAIEREIRNYLTEKAEEKSIEVFAKNLNQLLMESPLVGKTILGWDPAFRTGCKLAIIDETGKVLDTALIYPTQPQNKVAESIKTVRELIEKYNINVIAIGNGTASRESEEIVAKIIKNTNVEYIIVNEAGASVYSASKYADEEFPDFTEGERSAVSIARRLQDPLAELVKIDPKSIGVGQYQHDMNQKQLTESLTGVVEKVVNEVGVDLNTASVSLLNYVSGIGNTTAKNIINYREENGSFNSRKELLKVKKLGKKTYEQCAGFIKVNNPEYPLDNTTIHPESYDATYKLLKKLNYSVEDIGSSNLKLDNINLEEISEELDIGQETLKDIIKELKKPGRDPRDDMPKPMLRKNVLSIEDLEIGMIMQGTVRNIVDFGAFVDIGVHQDGLVHISQLVADKFVKHPLDIVSVGDIVDVKVLDVDLNRNRINLSMIL; encoded by the coding sequence ATGATAGCTAAAACACTAGAAAAAGAATTGAACCTATCTAATTGGCAAGTTAAAAAAGTAATCAACTTAATTGATGAAGGAAATACCATCCCATTTATTGCAAGATATAGAAAAGATGTTACTGGTTCTTTAAATGATACAACATTAAGAAAATTTGATGAAAGGTTAAAATACCTTAGAAATTTAGAAGATAAGAAAGAAAAAATCATAAAAAGAATAAATGAACTTGGAAAATTAGACGACAGCCTAAAAACCAAAATCCAAAATGCCAGCACTTTAGTTGAACTTGAAGATTTATACCGCCCTTATAAAAGTAAAAAACAGACAAGAGCAACAAAAGCACGTGAAAAAGGTCTTGAACCTTTGGCTTTAGTAATATTAAAACAGGAAACTAATGAAAATATTAAAAACCTTGCTGAAAACTACATAACAGAAGAAGTGAAAACTGCAGAAGATGCTATTCAGGGTGCACAAGACATTATAGCTGAAGAAATTTCAGATAATTCTGAATTCAGAAAGAAAATCAGACAAAACACTTTCTATACAGGTCAGATTGAAACAAAAGCAAAAAATAAAGAAGAATCCACTGAATATGATCTTTACTACAATTATTCAGAAAACATCAAAAAGATACCTCCGCACAGGATTTTAGCAATAAACAGAGCTGAAAAAGAAGGAGTCATTAAAGGAAAAATAACCTGTGATAGTGACGAGATAATTGAATATCTAAACAGACACATCCTAAAAAATGTATCCAATAATCCTCATAAAATTGAATATAACCCTAATACAACACCAATTATAAAAGAATCTGTTGTAGATGCTTATAAAAGACTAATATCCCCTGCAATTGAACGTGAGATTAGAAATTACCTTACTGAAAAAGCTGAAGAAAAATCAATTGAAGTATTTGCAAAAAACTTAAATCAGCTATTGATGGAAAGCCCACTTGTTGGAAAAACCATTTTAGGCTGGGACCCTGCTTTTAGAACAGGCTGTAAGTTAGCAATTATCGATGAAACAGGTAAAGTTCTTGATACTGCATTAATCTATCCAACACAGCCACAAAATAAAGTTGCAGAATCAATTAAAACCGTGCGTGAATTAATTGAAAAATACAACATTAACGTGATAGCTATTGGAAATGGAACTGCATCAAGAGAATCTGAAGAAATTGTTGCAAAAATAATCAAAAACACTAATGTGGAATACATTATCGTAAATGAAGCAGGTGCATCTGTTTATTCAGCTTCAAAATATGCTGATGAAGAATTCCCTGACTTTACAGAAGGTGAAAGAAGTGCTGTTTCAATTGCAAGAAGACTTCAAGACCCATTGGCGGAACTTGTAAAAATTGACCCTAAATCAATTGGTGTCGGCCAGTACCAGCATGACATGAACCAAAAACAACTGACAGAATCATTAACAGGAGTTGTTGAAAAGGTAGTAAACGAAGTGGGAGTTGACCTGAACACTGCCTCTGTAAGCTTACTCAATTACGTTTCTGGAATTGGAAATACTACTGCAAAAAATATCATAAACTACAGAGAGGAAAATGGAAGTTTTAACTCTAGAAAAGAATTGTTAAAAGTTAAAAAACTCGGTAAAAAAACATATGAACAATGTGCAGGATTTATTAAAGTCAATAATCCAGAATATCCCCTTGATAATACTACAATACATCCAGAATCATATGATGCTACCTACAAATTGCTCAAAAAACTTAATTACAGTGTAGAGGATATTGGAAGTTCCAATTTAAAACTGGATAATATTAACCTTGAAGAAATTTCAGAAGAATTGGATATCGGTCAAGAAACACTTAAGGACATTATTAAAGAACTTAAAAAACCTGGTCGTGACCCTCGTGATGATATGCCAAAACCAATGCTTAGAAAAAATGTGTTGTCAATTGAAGATTTAGAAATAGGCATGATAATGCAAGGAACTGTAAGAAATATCGTTGATTTTGGAGCATTTGTAGATATTGGGGTTCATCAGGATGGATTAGTCCACATATCACAATTAGTTGCAGATAAATTTGTAAAACATCCACTGGATATTGTAAGTGTTGGAGATATTGTTGATGTTAAAGTTTTAGATGTTGATTTGAACAGAAATAGAATTAATCTTTCAATGATACTTTAA
- the ribH gene encoding 6,7-dimethyl-8-ribityllumazine synthase — MARYEIAAVVAEFNYDITQMMLELAKAEAKNRGCKITKVVAVPGVFDMPLVIKKLLKSGKYDALVTLGAVIEGATDHDQIVAQHASRKIADLALEYDTPVALGITGPGMTRLDAHRRVKNAKSAVEAAIKMCDRLSELDE; from the coding sequence ATGGCAAGATATGAAATAGCAGCAGTAGTTGCAGAATTTAATTATGATATTACACAAATGATGTTAGAACTCGCAAAAGCAGAAGCAAAAAATAGAGGATGCAAAATTACAAAAGTAGTCGCTGTTCCTGGTGTATTCGATATGCCACTTGTAATTAAAAAATTATTAAAATCAGGAAAATACGATGCTCTTGTAACCTTAGGTGCAGTAATCGAAGGTGCAACTGACCACGATCAAATCGTAGCACAACATGCTTCTCGTAAAATCGCTGATTTAGCATTAGAATATGACACTCCAGTAGCACTTGGTATCACTGGTCCTGGTATGACCAGATTAGATGCTCACAGACGTGTTAAAAACGCAAAAAGTGCAGTTGAAGCAGCTATTAAAATGTGCGACAGATTAAGCGAATTAGACGAATAG
- the hacA gene encoding homoaconitase large subunit — MMPTMSEKILARASGKEKVEAGDIVIANIDVAMTHDLTGPLSVESFEKIGAENVWDASKIVIPFDHQVPADSIDSANNHIIMREFVKKYNIENFYDVNAGVCHQILPEKGHVVPGEVIVGADSHTCTHGALGAFSTGIGSTDMAMVFAEGNLWLKVPETNRFNITGDLKENVHAKDVILNIIGKVGADGSTYKACEFAGETISNMSISDRMVLCNMAIEMGGKTGLVEPDQKTIDYVEKHSNKPYKIFKTDLDSSSLNVIDIDVSDLEPQIACPHNVDNVKPISEVDQEIDQVFLGSCTNGRLSDLRDAAKILKGNKVAKDTRMLVIPASREIYMQALDEGLIKIFVEAGALVSAPCCGPCLGGHTGIIGPGEVSLSTSNRNFKGRQGSPDGKVFLSSAAVAAASAIEGRIVAPE, encoded by the coding sequence ATTATGCCAACAATGTCAGAGAAAATATTAGCCAGAGCTTCTGGAAAAGAAAAAGTAGAAGCTGGAGACATAGTTATAGCAAATATTGATGTAGCGATGACTCATGATTTAACTGGGCCTCTTTCAGTAGAATCTTTTGAAAAAATTGGAGCTGAAAATGTTTGGGATGCATCAAAGATTGTCATTCCTTTCGATCATCAGGTTCCAGCAGATTCTATCGACTCAGCTAATAATCATATAATAATGAGAGAATTTGTTAAAAAATACAACATCGAAAACTTTTATGATGTTAATGCAGGAGTTTGTCACCAAATCTTACCTGAAAAAGGACATGTAGTGCCTGGAGAAGTCATTGTAGGTGCAGACTCACATACCTGTACCCATGGAGCATTAGGTGCATTTTCAACAGGGATTGGATCAACAGATATGGCAATGGTATTTGCCGAAGGTAATTTATGGTTAAAAGTACCTGAAACCAACAGATTCAATATTACTGGAGATTTAAAAGAAAATGTCCACGCTAAAGATGTTATTTTGAATATCATTGGAAAAGTGGGTGCGGACGGTTCAACTTACAAAGCCTGTGAATTTGCCGGTGAAACCATATCAAATATGAGTATTTCAGATAGAATGGTATTATGTAATATGGCAATTGAAATGGGTGGAAAAACTGGTTTAGTAGAACCTGACCAAAAAACAATTGATTATGTTGAAAAACATTCTAATAAACCTTATAAAATATTTAAAACTGATTTAGATTCATCTTCACTTAATGTAATTGACATTGATGTAAGTGACTTAGAGCCACAAATCGCTTGTCCTCACAATGTAGATAATGTAAAACCAATAAGTGAAGTTGACCAAGAGATCGACCAAGTATTCTTAGGATCTTGTACCAATGGTAGATTAAGCGATTTGAGAGATGCGGCTAAAATATTGAAAGGAAATAAAGTAGCTAAAGATACTAGAATGTTAGTTATTCCAGCATCTAGAGAAATTTACATGCAAGCATTAGATGAAGGACTAATCAAAATATTTGTTGAAGCTGGAGCGCTTGTATCTGCTCCATGTTGTGGCCCATGTCTTGGAGGCCATACAGGAATTATTGGACCTGGTGAAGTAAGTCTTTCAACATCTAACAGAAACTTTAAAGGAAGACAAGGAAGTCCTGATGGAAAAGTATTCTTATCCTCTGCTGCTGTTGCTGCCGCTTCAGCAATTGAAGGAAGAATTGTGGCTCCGGAGTGA